The segment CGCGGGACAGCAGTAAAGGTCAACTGGACACATCTCAAGATGACATGGCTGTCAGGTCGATGGCAAACTCTTCAAGTGAGTTAATTCAAAGTCTCTTTTAAGTTAAAgaagcatttttcaaatatttttcgcttttttagACCCGCAAAGTGGACATCAAGACATATCAGTTTCGGACAGCGAAAGCTACGGAATGAGCAATAAGAAAGGAGTCATCACTCAGGCGACGAGCCACAACCAGCATCAAGTTATTCGGGGATCTCAAGCCTCATTACAAAGCATGGGTTCGTCGCAGCCAGAGATCCATCCTTTCTTTAAAGTAGGTTGAATAAAATCTTGAAAGTTACTAGACTAAAATACCTTTGACTTCCAGGATCCGGCTGGTCGTTACATAGTACTATACACGTTTATTGCCAGAGATGAAAACGATGTCAGTGTGGAGAGAGGGGAATTTGTGACAGTGCTCAATAGAGAGGACCCTGATTGGTACTGGATAGTGAGAAGTGACGGTCAGGAAGGCTTTGTGCCAAGCGGGTTTGTCTACCCTGCTGATGTTATCCAAGGTAAATCTCGATTTTTGTGAGTATgcgctattttattttcgtgaaTTAGGTTTAtgttttataatatatcaGCAGTGTATTTGGAATTCTGAATGCATAATTATccttattattaataattgtattaatttgtttgtggttatattttttatgattacaTATCTTTCAGAACACtgctattttttacatttattccACAATTTAACGTAACgaaaatgttttcataaaaaacataaaacttGGAGGATAGGGCAGTTGAACTAATAAtgattttacttaaaaaattaagggaaGTTTGAAAGCTGGTGGAAtagattgatttaatttggccACTGAATCGGCTGACTGGCGCTAGTCAACCAGAGCGGCCAGAACATGGCGACGTCAATAATATTAATACGAAATATATTTGAGCACGCTATTCCTGTTGGCCAGATTGATTTTCCTCGCtatcagcaatttttttttatgatcCGAcgtaaatttctaattaaataaaggcAATGAATTAAATCTTCAAATAAAGGTTATCTAACTAGCAGCCCAACAATCACTGTacttaaaagcatttttgtgctaattatgaatttgatttttttgcaatttcactAACCACCACTTCATTCTTAGCCTTTAGTGAAGTGAGGGATTTGTCATTTGAAAAAGTCTGATGGCTGATTCAATCCCGCTACTCTGCCTTAGACTGTTTTTGGCTGATGTGATTACAGATGATAGATGTAACCGATCACGAAGGTTTCTCTAGAAACTTGAATCAGACAGATATTATGTAATAAATCTGCTCATCAaatgggatttttattttgaatacatAGATGCATTATATCACCTGCTATTATAGCGCAAATGCCATTAACCTACCTATGGTACGATCtgatggtttttaaaaaaacatgtaaATATAACGAATatagttaatttatattctaaataaaacgGACATCATTCATGTGCCTTTATCAACTTCCTCCTTAATCTTCCACTCCgaccattaatttaattataaaatggaaCCACAAACGTTGagtgttgaaattaaaactgtgaTAGTTAATTTAGCTAATCTTAAGTCACCATTGCATGAATTGAGAATTAAAAGCTCAAACAAGTGCTTTTCTATTTCAGCATCACTCTCAGGCCACATCAACCAGACTACAATGCAGCAAGCAAATAATTTCCCCCCTCAAAACCCACCTCCTCACCACAGCAACCCGGACGAGCATCGATTCAGTGGTGCCGAGCTGGTTATGCTATACGATTACAAGGTTAACTTAAAACCACACCCTCTAAGCATTTGACTAATCATGTCCTGGTGCAATTGTAGGCTCAAGCGCCAGATGACCTGACTATGCGTCGGGGCGACTGGATTTATGCTGATCTACACAACCAAACTGTGGACGGGTGGCTGTGGGCCTACGCGCCTAAATTGCGCAAGTATGGTTTTATCCCGAAGGCGTACGCGCGACCTCCTGCGATGACCAGCCTTTGACCTGCCGTATTTATTGGCGCCGCGGACCCTCTGCCGAGGACCAAGGTGTGAACCATCAGTGTCATACTACAACACAGGAGGCCCGGCTGGCGCCGACACTTTGCTCTCCTTCTGTCCTTCTTGCCATTGTGTTAAAAGGAATGTTCAAAGTACTTAACTGAGTAATTTTAACGAGTGCCTGCGAGAacagtattaatttaaaaacaaaaatcatgacGTGTGTAAAAGCAGTATTttttgatgcattttaaaCAAGTGGAGAAACTGACTATAATAATACTTGCTTTTTGGTTATCGGATTTTTATCATCAAGAGCAATATATTTCTTTGATATTGTTGATGTGTGCTTGCTTTTCTATGGATGGAGCAGCGTTGTTCATCTAAGTGCTCGCACCCCATAgtgcataaaaatttgagattcTGATGTAtactcatttttaatattcaataaagataattttattatattgaaaatcaatatttattatccTAAATGCAACATGTTTGTATAAATATTCACcataacaaaacaatttttacaacttgtaaaaaaataaaatcaagctaTTCAtcacgtttcaatttttctgttatCATTCAAGTAGTCACCGGTTTTGCCACCACATTTGCTAAGTAATTTGATGTCTGATATTTCGATTGCCTTGCTGACAGCTTTGCACATGTCGTATAGAGTTAGCGCTGCCACAGAAACTGCTGTAAGGGCTTCTAGTTCGCACCCAGTTTTTCCATCAACCCGGACAGCACTCACAAAAACAGCTCTGTCCTCGAGAAGCGTCACCTCCACATTGGCATAGGTTAACTGTAGCTGGTGACAAAGGGGAATAAGGTCTGACGTCTTTTTAGCCGCCATGCTGCCAGCCAGCCTCGCTACGGTCAGTGCTTCTGTGCCCTTTTTCAGCAGCGTTTTCTCCCTTAACATCTTGGCCAACTCTGGTCCAAGGATGACCGTGGCAGAGGCTTTAGCTTCTCTTTTGGACGGCTCTTTACTCCCAACGTCAACCATTGTAAAGCGGCCATCAGAGTCAATGTGGGTCAAGTTGATGGATGAGGAATGACGAATTTGTACTGAAGACTTAGaaggaatgaaaaaatgtatggGAACCAGGAGTGTGTTTTGTGGCTGGGTCAGGGTGTAGGGCATCCTTCGATCTGAAAATAGTGAATgttctcttaattttttaagaacaaaaagcaagctcattttaatttaaatgatacaAAGGCGAAAGCTAAAAATGAGCGTTCTAGAGGGCTTTTGAGCagaaaatctagaaaaaatgactcccattttataattttcaaattaattatcaaagtGATTATGTTTACTATAAATGTGTAATAAATCAATAGAAACTATCTTATTAATGTACATTAATCTAAAGCCAAACAGACTCACCACTTTAGCcaccaattaaaatcatgGGCCTGTTGGCCATGGAGGGCAAGTTCTCCATGcctgtaaaaaaaaaatttgtatcaacATGAAATCTGATTGGCCTTAGACCTTAGAAAACAGAGTTCAAATCTGCAGATAATTACCTGCATGCTGCTTTTTCTTCCTCCGCACTGCGGCTTGAATTGTAGCCCTCAAATCATCTTCAGAAATATTTGCCCTCAGTGCATCTctgttgaaaaaatgttacaatTCAAATCACTatctgtaaaatttattttttctattatttaaacATGACAAGTGAATGGGTAGCGACAAGTGAAAATATGATAAGACAACTTATTccacataatatattatctaACTAGACTGCTGCTAATTTCAAGGGGTGCATACGTTGTCCTGAAACTAGAAATCATGAGACAATGACCTAAAGTACTCAAATCCTACTTAATTTTACTTAGACACTAGACACTAGCTATAagatatcaaataataaacttaattgaattgttgATCTATGTTTTAAACTTAAGTAAAGTAGATATCTTGAAATCTAACTCAATTAacagtttcaaattaactttGCATTGTCTGATGAACTTGTTTTTTGCTTTCCGCTCAAAAGAATATTATGTAACAAACAAGAGAACCaggaaaatggtaaaaataagTCAGATGAATTAAACTTCACACTTTACTATTTCTGCAAATTTACAATGCTTGTAAGTACacaaatcgtttttttttttgtggtaAGTTAACCAATGGCGTGTGGCTTGTGACATTTGATATTTCCATAAAAAGTTATCAATCAAACGAGATGAtcgcaaaataaatgaaaaggaaTTATTGCTGAAACTATTTCTGATTGAATCACACAAAAATCTCAAAGGTAAGTTTTGAGTCCCCACAGCATGGgtgttaatattaattaccTTAACGAAACCTCACTGTTGCCGAAGAGacacacttttaaatttccatctgCAGTGATGCGGAGCCTGTTGCAGCCTCCGCAAAAGTGGTCTGACATTGAGCTTATAATTCCAACCCGTCCTTGGAATCCAGGAGCAGCATACAACTGGTAGTTTTACACTCAACATTATTTCTGAGTTGTGGCGATCCAAAGTTCTTACTTTTGCTGTGTCTGATTTATTTCCTTGAATTCTCTCCAGATCAGGATACTTGCTCTTgatgacatttaaaatttcttgaatagACATCATTGTCTTTCTTTCCCAAGCATTGCCCGCAAAAGGCATGAACTCGATGAATCTAACTTCCAAAGGCGTTGTTCGCGCCCAATCAACAAAGTCGAGAATTTCTTGAGAGTTTTCATCTCGAACTACAACGCAGTTTACCTAAAAAGGGGAAGAAATATTGCCTAAAATGGTAAGAATTTGCTTTGATAATTATACCTTCACAGATTTAACGCCGAGTTGCAGAGCCAAATTGATGCCAGCCATGGCCTTTGCAAAGCCATTCCTCCTTGACATTCGAGCGTATACGTCCTTGTCCAGACTGTCCAAACTGATGTTAAGGCCTCCGAGTCCAGCTCTCATAAGAGGCACAAGTTGCTTGGTCAGGGCCACTCCGTTCGTAGTCATGCTTACATCACGGAGCCCAGGTATCGCGCTCAGTTGCCCTGTACATGGCacaatttgtaatattttaatactttacatATTTTAGCaagagtttaaattattaccaaCTATATCCACCAAATCTTTTCGCAGCGTTGGTTCCCCACCAGTGAGACGTATTTTTGTTACGCCTTCATCAACAAAAAACTTCGCTAAGGTAACGATTTCGTCGGTTGTCAGCAATTTGGATTTTGGGTTGAGCGGAACTCCTTCAGCGGGCATGCAGTATTGGCCTGTAAATAGACACAGAATTGACTTCTCCCACTCCGCAGTGAGCAAAATTGCTTACACCGCAGATTGCATCTCTCTGTGAGAGATATCCTCAAGTACGTGTGCCTCCGACCAAATGTGTCTGTCAGGGTGTCATTTTGCTTGATCGGATCTGCCACTAGCACATCTCTTTCTCGCTCAGAAAATACTGCACCTTCAGCAAATTTGGTCTGCAATAGTACATATGAAATCAGATTGATTATCTCCATCAGACAGgggaaaatgttttacattgttgatttaaaattattcttgcaTACCCAACAGGtaataaaatcatcaaaactaaaaaaacacaaattgaaattttcatttcattagcCTCTGCAAGCACTTTTAATTagagtaaatataaaaattgaaaattaatatacataGATAATATTCCATGATggattttccagattttcatCTCGATTAacctttcaattaatttcaatattttatgcaacaagaaatttttgataaaaaaaacattaatttgtcaaCACATCGCAAAAGCAAAGAGCtattacataattaaattattatttgaaaaattatctcacCTTAGAGGTTAcgtattttgcatttaaattgttctttgcCTTCGCAGCGAAGAACAATCTCAACAATCTGTTGCTCGTCCGGATCATTATTGCTCTTCGTCTGGATTATGTTACGCTGTCATCTAATATTATGACGATGATAATGATGCATCAGTCGCATGAGCCTAAAGAggatcacaaatattttttatcaacctAGATAACAAGAAGTGTCATTATATCATACCAGCGGCCAGCTGCTTCATAGTGGCGTTGGAGGAATATTTTAGACGACACACAAGTGGAGCCACTTTTTTAAGGGCCAGCAGAAGGGGTAACGAAAGGATTgatcaacaaaaacaaaataaaaaaatgacttacTGATGGATCTGCATGGCGGCAATCCATACacacatttgaaatttgtgcTGGTGTTTGGGCAGCCTCCGGTAGAGGCCACTGTACTGCTTGgctgaagaaaattatttaaccttGCCTTCTGCCGCCGTGTTCTCCTTATAAACATCTTGGGGAACCTTCAGCAAGGTATGCTGTGCGGCAAAGCACGGAAATGCCGGAGAAAGAAAGATTGAAGAGAAAGAAGAAAGGTTGCGAATTTCCTCCATGCTGTGAGCCGCTCTGCTCCCAGCGGTCGTTGAACCCAAAATAATGCGGCGCTTGTTAAAGGCTATCTCGTTGCATTACGTGCGGGAGGAATAAAACAGATCGAGTcgcaaaaaatccaaaaaattatacGCGCTCTGCACGCTCTTCAC is part of the Cloeon dipterum chromosome 1, ieCloDipt1.1, whole genome shotgun sequence genome and harbors:
- the Dlish gene encoding SH3 domain-containing protein Dlish codes for the protein MAFLCPVRIRRGKKKKSDVDKDVLRGPGMGRITGSASIETLVRVGIEKEIGFGPDSKMIVTHDFTPCVDDELEVKRGNIVNVLYRENDWVYVISENRQEGFIPHTYCTHFGSPHGDHTLNNVKKKLPRDSSKGQLDTSQDDMAVRSMANSSNPQSGHQDISVSDSESYGMSNKKGVITQATSHNQHQVIRGSQASLQSMGSSQPEIHPFFKDPAGRYIVLYTFIARDENDVSVERGEFVTVLNREDPDWYWIVRSDGQEGFVPSGFVYPADVIQASLSGHINQTTMQQANNFPPQNPPPHHSNPDEHRFSGAELVMLYDYKAQAPDDLTMRRGDWIYADLHNQTVDGWLWAYAPKLRKYGFIPKAYARPPAMTSL
- the Mocs1 gene encoding molybdenum cofactor biosynthesis protein 1 isoform X1 yields the protein MIRTSNRLLRLFFAAKAKNNLNAKYVTSKTKFAEGAVFSERERDVLVADPIKQNDTLTDTFGRRHTYLRISLTERCNLRCQYCMPAEGVPLNPKSKLLTTDEIVTLAKFFVDEGVTKIRLTGGEPTLRKDLVDIVGQLSAIPGLRDVSMTTNGVALTKQLVPLMRAGLGGLNISLDSLDKDVYARMSRRNGFAKAMAGINLALQLGVKSVKVNCVVVRDENSQEILDFVDWARTTPLEVRFIEFMPFAGNAWERKTMMSIQEILNVIKSKYPDLERIQGNKSDTAKLYAAPGFQGRVGIISSMSDHFCGGCNRLRITADGNLKVCLFGNSEVSLRDALRANISEDDLRATIQAAVRRKKKQHADRRMPYTLTQPQNTLLVPIHFFIPSKSSVQIRHSSSINLTHIDSDGRFTMVDVGSKEPSKREAKASATVILGPELAKMLREKTLLKKGTEALTVARLAGSMAAKKTSDLIPLCHQLQLTYANVEVTLLEDRAVFVSAVRVDGKTGCELEALTAVSVAALTLYDMCKAVSKAIEISDIKLLSKCGGKTGDYLNDNRKIET
- the Mocs1 gene encoding molybdenum cofactor biosynthesis protein 1 isoform X2 translates to MIRTSNRLLRLFFAAKAKNNLNAKYVTSKTKFAEGAVFSERERDVLVADPIKQNDTLTDTFGRRHTYLRISLTERCNLRCQYCMPAEGVPLNPKSKLLTTDEIVTLAKFFVDEGVTKIRLTGGEPTLRKDLVDIVGQLSAIPGLRDVSMTTNGVALTKQLVPLMRAGLGGLNISLDSLDKDVYARMSRRNGFAKAMAGINLALQLGVKSVKVNCVVVRDENSQEILDFVDWARTTPLEVRFIEFMPFAGNAWERKTMMSIQEILNVIKSKYPDLERIQGNKSDTAKLYAAPGFQGRVGIISSMSDHFCGGCNRLRITADGNLKVCLFGNSEVSLRDALRANISEDDLRATIQAAVRRKKKQHAGMENLPSMANRPMILIGG